One Schlesneria paludicola DSM 18645 DNA segment encodes these proteins:
- a CDS encoding sulfatase family protein gives MCHRCRLFLLMLILEVVAGTPLTAADAKPVVRPNILWFIVDDMSANFSSFGERQIQTPHVDRLVREGTQFTKCFVTAPVCSPCRSALIAGMYQTTIGAHNHRSGRGVEKIHLPAGVEPVPVLFQRAGYYTGIGSWPSKEKGLGKTDYNFEWDQRMYDGNDWSGRKPGQPFFMQVQLHGGKHRHAAKWAAIAERELGSTTRPDDVQLPPYYPRDTVILQDWAEYLDTCRLTDQYVGEVMKRLADDGLLENTIVFFMTDHGISHARGKQFLYDEGLHVPLVIRGPGIVPGVVRDDLVEHIDLAATSLALAGIPQPKGIQSRDILAKNYVPRDAVFAARDRCDETVEHLRSVRTSGYKYIRNFLPERPHLQPNAYKDGKLIIQRLRQLHAQGQLPQLTETLLFAPTRPPEELYDLREDPFETKNLAGDSGSQSVLLDLRGRLDRWMDETRDQGRQPESEALYDSDMAVYLGEQSGRPREKRTPLEENVQLMKQWAREGK, from the coding sequence ATGTGTCACCGCTGCCGACTGTTTCTGCTCATGCTCATCTTGGAAGTGGTTGCCGGAACGCCGTTGACCGCAGCCGATGCCAAGCCCGTTGTCCGGCCGAATATTCTGTGGTTCATCGTCGATGATATGTCCGCCAACTTTTCCTCGTTCGGCGAACGGCAAATTCAGACACCCCACGTCGATCGGCTGGTGCGTGAGGGAACTCAGTTCACCAAATGTTTTGTCACCGCCCCCGTCTGCTCACCCTGTCGTTCGGCGCTCATCGCCGGCATGTATCAAACGACCATCGGGGCGCACAATCATCGCAGCGGCCGAGGTGTCGAAAAGATTCATCTGCCGGCGGGAGTCGAACCGGTGCCGGTCTTGTTCCAGCGTGCGGGGTACTACACCGGCATCGGAAGCTGGCCGTCCAAAGAGAAGGGACTCGGCAAGACCGACTACAATTTTGAGTGGGATCAGCGAATGTATGACGGCAATGACTGGTCTGGACGAAAGCCGGGACAGCCATTCTTTATGCAGGTGCAGTTACACGGTGGAAAGCATCGCCATGCCGCGAAATGGGCCGCCATCGCCGAGCGGGAACTGGGCTCGACAACGCGTCCCGATGATGTTCAGTTGCCGCCCTATTATCCGCGCGACACAGTGATTCTTCAGGATTGGGCCGAGTATCTGGACACATGCCGGCTGACGGATCAATACGTCGGCGAGGTTATGAAACGACTCGCCGATGACGGATTGCTTGAGAATACGATTGTGTTCTTCATGACCGATCATGGCATCAGCCATGCGCGGGGAAAACAGTTTCTGTATGACGAAGGTCTGCACGTGCCGTTGGTGATCCGCGGACCGGGTATCGTTCCGGGCGTGGTTCGCGATGACCTGGTCGAACACATCGATCTGGCGGCCACATCACTGGCCTTGGCGGGGATTCCCCAGCCGAAAGGGATCCAGTCGCGTGACATTCTCGCCAAGAACTATGTGCCACGTGATGCGGTCTTTGCGGCCCGGGATCGCTGTGATGAAACTGTCGAACATCTGCGAAGTGTTCGCACATCAGGCTACAAATACATTCGCAATTTTCTGCCCGAACGTCCACATCTGCAGCCGAATGCGTACAAGGATGGAAAGCTCATTATCCAGCGATTGCGTCAATTGCATGCGCAAGGCCAGCTTCCTCAATTGACGGAAACGCTGCTGTTTGCCCCGACGCGTCCCCCTGAAGAGCTGTACGACCTGCGCGAAGATCCCTTTGAAACCAAGAATCTCGCGGGCGATTCTGGATCGCAATCGGTGCTACTCGACCTGCGCGGACGACTTGATCGCTGGATGGACGAGACGCGCGATCAAGGCCGACAGCCCGAATCCGAGGCCCTGTACGACAGCGACATGGCCGTCTATCTCGGTGAGCAGTCGGGACGACCGCGCGAAAAGCGAACACCGCTTGAAGAAAACGTCCAATTGATGAAGCAATGGGCGCGCGAAGGGAAATGA
- a CDS encoding DUF2293 domain-containing protein: MSDQIFAPGPTPNTVRSPDGTILNVPAGWVLLPPGDAALTRRVKAAGDYWVVAEKKGRKLFSRGVWTNASIIDQIRADLEIERSTESFAKKKVADAKRREKAQSEYVEDFHGAVVAFLAFHERHAELAERLARAVTVHATPVGSGTVARTKRIPVEQRAEAAVIAWMRHQTTGYDGMVIPRVKGERREVRRMLAQRSKELLQRYRRGEASAADCPLRRAMAETPHP; the protein is encoded by the coding sequence ATGAGCGACCAGATATTCGCGCCCGGTCCGACCCCGAACACCGTCCGATCTCCAGATGGAACGATCCTCAACGTGCCCGCAGGCTGGGTTCTGCTTCCACCCGGTGATGCTGCGCTGACGCGTCGCGTGAAAGCCGCCGGAGATTATTGGGTCGTGGCGGAAAAGAAGGGGCGAAAACTTTTTTCGCGAGGAGTTTGGACGAACGCATCCATCATTGATCAAATTCGCGCCGACCTCGAAATCGAGCGTTCGACGGAAAGTTTCGCGAAGAAGAAAGTCGCCGATGCGAAGCGGCGTGAGAAAGCACAGTCAGAGTATGTCGAAGATTTCCACGGCGCCGTCGTGGCGTTCCTTGCTTTCCACGAGCGGCATGCCGAACTGGCCGAACGCCTGGCCCGTGCCGTGACAGTGCATGCCACTCCTGTCGGCAGCGGCACCGTCGCCAGAACCAAACGCATTCCGGTCGAACAACGCGCGGAAGCTGCCGTCATTGCTTGGATGAGGCATCAAACCACCGGCTACGACGGAATGGTCATCCCCCGGGTGAAAGGGGAACGGCGCGAAGTTCGAAGAATGCTCGCTCAGCGATCAAAGGAATTACTCCAACGCTACAGACGCGGTGAAGCGAGCGCCGCAGACTGCCCGCTTCGCCGCGCGATGGCAGAAACACCTCATCCGTGA